One Papaver somniferum cultivar HN1 chromosome 10, ASM357369v1, whole genome shotgun sequence genomic window carries:
- the LOC113315315 gene encoding uncharacterized protein LOC113315315: MYRYYLASDSLGCIHYIDYGKISNHTIHNPGNGGKDKLIWKYTTSWVFSAKSFEKLLENDNGQTSASMDPVFLWKKLWTVKDIAPKVLVFIWRLVYNGLGCRAAIGRFARHVDVNCCYCIDEEESINHLFALCPRTRAILFASDLNFRFDSNSAPSIQNLIAGWLMAKDNYASFCYGDNVLRSIWKARNKLIFDNKPSSIHKILHDAWLLFTDYHKPDDGRNYNMRAIKSLVHNGYLQIQE; encoded by the coding sequence atgtatcgatactacttagcatcaGATTCTCTGGGTTGTATACATTACATAGACTACGGGAAAATTAGTAATCACACCATCCATAACCCAGGAAATGGTGGAAAAGACAAGTTAATATGGAAATATACTACGTCATGGGTGTTTAGCGCAAAGTCGTTTGAGAAGTTATTAGAAAATGATAATGGCCAAACTTCAGCTAGTATGGACCCGGTGTTTCTTTGGAAGAAGTTGTGGACTGTGAAAGATATTGCCCCTAAGGTCCTTGTTTTCATATGGAGATTGGTTTATAATGGCTTGGGTTGTCGTGCTGCTATTGGACGTTTTGCTAGGCACGTTGATGTAAACTGCTGCTACTGCATTGATGAAGAGGAAAGTATCAACCATTTATTTGCTCTATGTCCTAGAACTAGAGCTATCTTGTTTGCTTCTGATCTTAATTTTAGGTTTGATTCAAACTCTGCACCTTCAATTCAGAACTTAATTGCAGGTTGGCTCATGGCTAAAGACAACTATGCGTCCTTTTGCTACGGGGATAATGTGTTACGGAGTATTTGGAAAGCCAGGAACAAGTTGATTTTTGACAATAAACCTTCTAGTATTCATAAGATTCTTCATGATGCTTGGTTGCTATTTACTGACTACCACAAGCCCGATGATGGGAGGAATTACAATATGCGAGCAATTAAGTCACTCGTCCACAATGGATACCTCCAGATCCAGGAGTAG